In Dysgonomonadaceae bacterium zrk40, one genomic interval encodes:
- a CDS encoding IS982 family transposase, translated as MITTDKVIEIFCIADDFCAEYENEIQNHQLQAGGTTKRRNRKTQMSQSEIIAVMVCFHCGTFHNFKNYYLFYICKHMKSYFPNAVSYNRFVELQPRVIVPFMLLLKLFGFGECTGITYVDSTPIKVCHNKRIHSNKVFRDLAQRGKSTMGWFFGFKLHLVCNEKGELLNFSLTKGNVDDRNPDVINVLTKDLFGKLYADKGYISTKLFEMLFDQGVHLVTGIRSNMKNSLMSFRDKILLRKRSVIESINDELKNICQIEHSRHRSTHNFIMNIIAALVAYCFFPKKPSIKFEVEKSSQLTIWG; from the coding sequence ATGATCACAACAGACAAAGTTATTGAAATATTTTGTATTGCCGACGATTTTTGTGCAGAATATGAGAATGAAATTCAGAATCATCAACTTCAAGCCGGGGGTACAACTAAAAGGAGAAACAGGAAAACGCAAATGTCCCAGAGCGAGATTATTGCCGTGATGGTCTGTTTCCACTGCGGAACCTTCCATAATTTCAAGAATTATTACCTGTTTTATATTTGCAAACACATGAAGAGCTATTTTCCAAATGCCGTTTCCTACAACCGTTTTGTCGAGTTGCAACCCAGGGTGATTGTACCTTTCATGCTCTTGCTCAAACTCTTTGGATTTGGTGAATGCACAGGCATTACATATGTGGATAGCACTCCCATTAAAGTATGTCATAACAAGCGTATACACTCGAATAAAGTATTCAGGGATCTGGCACAAAGAGGGAAAAGTACGATGGGCTGGTTTTTTGGATTCAAGCTTCATCTGGTCTGTAACGAAAAGGGTGAATTGCTGAATTTCTCTCTCACAAAAGGCAATGTCGACGATAGAAACCCTGACGTAATCAATGTTCTTACCAAAGATCTTTTCGGTAAACTATATGCAGACAAGGGTTACATCAGCACAAAGCTCTTCGAGATGCTGTTTGACCAGGGTGTTCATTTAGTGACCGGTATACGCTCAAATATGAAAAATTCCCTGATGTCATTCCGCGACAAGATTCTCTTACGCAAAAGATCTGTAATTGAGTCCATCAATGATGAACTGAAGAATATCTGCCAGATAGAACATTCAAGGCATCGTTCCACACATAATTTCATCATGAACATAATTGCTGCATTGGTGGCATATTGTTTCTTTCCCAAAAAGCCTTCAATCAAATTTGAAGTGGAAAAGTCAAGTCAATTAACCATTTGGGGATAA
- a CDS encoding AhpC/TSA family protein yields MTKSSGILFFLVTLWMALSCGSREGTIIKGKIGHLDSTYILATYLSSDSLAIDTIAVDGKGRFNYAVNPDTLTAYSLYLDHYESAVVVFADKDDRIRVNGVAQLPDLIKVRGNEVNDALTLFKSENEDLLKQRELLLANLRLSSELDTGNSHSRSRQEELLKLNVLNHELALRAEETIKANPAKLSSLILINSFFVQSDNPTVLERVLGYMQGEIMQSELALKLKAYSEMINRSAEGARMPYFTLKDEEGEEIRSHDFRGKYLLLSFVSTAGDDSREMIELLKEEYTQMDEEEVAFITIYIDSDVYPVGYSESDSLAWITIPEKRGWGADIVESYNVQYIPYNILIDPDGIIKVRNIPAHGIAEVIKEASGE; encoded by the coding sequence ATGACAAAAAGTTCAGGCATACTTTTTTTTCTTGTCACCCTTTGGATGGCGCTCTCCTGTGGCAGCCGTGAGGGAACCATTATCAAGGGTAAAATTGGGCATCTGGACTCAACCTACATTCTTGCTACCTATCTGTCGTCCGATTCACTGGCGATTGATACCATTGCGGTTGACGGTAAAGGACGTTTTAACTATGCGGTCAACCCCGATACCCTTACCGCTTATTCACTCTATCTCGATCATTATGAAAGTGCAGTAGTGGTATTTGCTGACAAGGATGACCGCATCAGGGTGAACGGTGTTGCACAATTGCCCGATCTGATCAAAGTCAGGGGTAACGAAGTGAACGATGCGCTGACTCTTTTTAAATCAGAAAATGAGGATCTGCTCAAACAACGCGAACTGTTGCTCGCAAATCTACGGCTAAGCAGTGAACTCGATACAGGTAATAGCCATTCACGTTCCCGACAGGAAGAGTTGTTGAAACTGAATGTGCTCAATCATGAATTGGCATTAAGGGCGGAAGAAACCATCAAAGCCAATCCTGCTAAATTGTCAAGCCTCATTTTGATCAACAGTTTCTTTGTTCAAAGCGACAATCCCACGGTTCTTGAACGTGTGCTTGGTTACATGCAGGGAGAAATAATGCAAAGTGAGCTGGCCCTGAAACTAAAAGCATATTCCGAAATGATTAATCGTTCGGCTGAGGGTGCCAGGATGCCCTACTTCACGTTGAAAGATGAGGAGGGTGAGGAGATCCGATCGCACGATTTCAGAGGGAAATATCTGTTGTTGTCATTTGTCTCAACTGCCGGTGATGATTCCCGTGAAATGATAGAACTTTTGAAGGAGGAGTATACTCAGATGGATGAGGAAGAGGTTGCATTTATCACCATCTACATCGACTCTGACGTTTATCCGGTGGGTTATAGCGAGAGTGACTCCCTTGCCTGGATTACCATTCCCGAGAAGAGAGGCTGGGGAGCAGATATCGTGGAAAGTTACAACGTACAGTACATACCCTACAACATTCTGATTGACCCCGACGGGATTATCAAAGTGCGTAACATCCCTGCTCATGGTATCGCGGAAGTAATCAAGGAGGCTTCCGGAGAGTAA
- a CDS encoding YifB family Mg chelatase-like AAA ATPase encodes MLVKVFGAAVQGIHATLITIEVNVSRGIRFLLVGLPDASVKESHERIVSALEVNGLHFPRQQVVINMSPADIRKEGSAYDLPLAVGVLAASGAISSDRLADSLMMGELSLDGKILPLKGALSIAVMAKEQGYSNLILPASNAKEAAVVEGISVYGVENILQVVSFFNEENSLQPVEVDLEHLFLEERLSFEYDFSDVKGQENVKRALEVAATGGHNLVMIGPPGSGKSMMARRLPSILPPFALEEALETTKIHSVAGKMGQHLSLMARRPFRSPHHTISDVAMVGGGSWPQPGEISLAHNGVLFLDELPEFNRNVLEVMRQPLEDRKIIISRARSCVEYPANFMLVAAMNPCPCGYHNHPDKECVCTPGAVQRYLNRISGPLLDRIDMHIEIVPVPFEKMAGNGVTEKSETIRQRVIQGREIQHERFKKTNGIYCNAQMSNKMLHRYAQPDETGLRLLKVAMEQLSLSARAYSRILKVARTIADLAGSESVRAAHLAEAISYRSLDRESWIGY; translated from the coding sequence ATGCTGGTCAAGGTATTCGGAGCGGCTGTACAAGGTATTCACGCCACACTTATTACCATCGAGGTGAATGTCTCACGCGGCATCCGCTTCCTCTTGGTTGGACTTCCTGATGCATCTGTAAAGGAGAGCCACGAACGAATTGTATCTGCACTGGAGGTGAATGGCCTCCATTTTCCCCGTCAGCAAGTTGTCATCAACATGTCACCCGCCGACATCCGCAAGGAGGGATCGGCATACGACCTTCCCCTGGCGGTGGGAGTGCTTGCTGCTTCCGGTGCGATCAGCAGCGATCGCCTTGCAGACTCATTGATGATGGGCGAGTTGTCACTCGACGGGAAGATCCTTCCCCTGAAAGGAGCCCTCTCCATTGCCGTGATGGCAAAAGAGCAGGGTTACAGCAATCTGATACTTCCGGCATCCAATGCCAAAGAAGCTGCCGTAGTGGAAGGGATATCTGTCTACGGCGTGGAGAACATTCTTCAAGTGGTATCCTTCTTCAATGAGGAGAACAGTTTACAACCAGTTGAGGTTGACTTGGAGCATCTGTTTCTGGAAGAACGACTCTCCTTTGAGTATGATTTCTCTGATGTGAAAGGTCAGGAAAATGTGAAACGGGCATTGGAGGTGGCTGCAACGGGTGGGCACAACCTGGTCATGATAGGTCCCCCCGGTTCAGGAAAATCGATGATGGCCCGCAGGTTGCCCTCCATCCTGCCACCTTTCGCCCTGGAGGAGGCACTTGAGACAACAAAGATACACAGTGTGGCCGGCAAGATGGGACAACACCTGTCACTGATGGCCCGCCGCCCCTTTCGCTCTCCCCATCACACCATCTCCGATGTGGCAATGGTCGGAGGTGGTTCCTGGCCCCAACCGGGAGAGATTAGCCTGGCCCACAACGGTGTTCTTTTTCTGGATGAACTTCCCGAGTTTAACCGCAACGTGCTGGAGGTGATGCGTCAGCCGTTGGAGGATCGCAAGATTATCATTTCACGAGCCCGTTCTTGCGTGGAGTATCCGGCCAACTTCATGTTGGTGGCAGCAATGAACCCCTGTCCATGTGGCTATCACAACCATCCTGATAAAGAGTGTGTATGCACTCCCGGGGCCGTACAACGTTACCTCAACAGGATTTCGGGACCGTTGCTCGACCGTATCGACATGCATATTGAGATTGTGCCGGTGCCATTCGAGAAAATGGCTGGTAACGGAGTGACCGAAAAGAGTGAGACTATTCGCCAGAGGGTAATACAGGGTCGTGAGATACAACATGAACGATTCAAAAAGACTAATGGCATATATTGCAACGCCCAAATGAGTAACAAGATGCTTCATCGCTATGCACAACCTGATGAAACGGGACTGAGGCTGTTAAAAGTGGCCATGGAGCAGCTATCTCTTTCAGCTCGCGCCTACAGTCGCATTCTGAAAGTGGCACGTACCATTGCCGATCTGGCGGGCAGCGAGTCAGTCAGGGCAGCGCACCTGGCGGAAGCGATCAGTTACCGCAGTCTCGACAGAGAATCCTGGATTGGTTATTAA
- a CDS encoding S9 family peptidase gives MQRSFSLTFVGILFAFSLFSQRKPLDHSVYDSWESLSATSLSNDGRMMATLIAPQEGDSTLFLKDLTNNRSLTMERVTRFTLSPDGAWTVGLLRAPFAERRQARIDKKKADGMPDDSLLIIHNHTFEVMKIANVRSFKTAEKAVTHIAYTTTLPEDTTKEGAKKEKKKELVILRNLLSQSEDTILNAKEHLFSKYGNAFAVVIQPEKKDSTDAPGVLFFDLNKQAQKRISCEKREYKSLSFDEAGTQLVYLSTGDTSKVEQKVFDLRYFENGADSAHLIADRNAAGLPEGWIFNEHASPTFSRNGSRILIGAAPRQEPRDTTLVDFEMADLDIWHWEDPLIQPQQLAELSRKKRHTYSGIINPHHPGHYLPVATEEMPHANIADEGNGRYALLWSDLPYQLESQWDISSRYDVWVMDLQEQRLHEVGSPIAGRPMLSPAGHYTLWWDGTEQQWFAYDNRKQTTRNLTCAIPVNFWNEKNDVPMEPGPYGMAAWGDEDDYLLLYDAFDIWKVDPSGKTKAVNLTRGVGRSDSITFRYVNTDREKRFIEEEEQLLLSAFDNKSKENGWYTLAQKGRKPLQKKVMEGYTYSSLIKAKEKELYLYQKSNFHTTPDLYVTADLWKTSDKLTNINPQMEQYNWGTAELFSWTSFSGDPLQGILYKPEDFDPGKKYPMMIYFYEQHSDELYRWFTPAPSRSVINIPFFVSRGYLVFTPDIRYSVGQPGMDAYNAVVSGAEALAKNDWVDAKRMAIQGQSWGGYQVAYLVTKTNLFRAAGAGAPVSNMTSAYGGVRWSSGRSRQFQYEQTQSRIGVPMLDSLDLYIDNSPLFFADKVETPLLMMHNDKDGAVPWYQGIEYFMMLRRLGKPVWLLQYNGEDHNLTQRRNSKDLSIRLQQFFDHYLKGDPAPAWMTKGVPAIEKGKNWGYEVD, from the coding sequence ATGCAACGATCCTTTTCGCTAACCTTCGTCGGCATCCTCTTTGCCTTCTCACTCTTCTCCCAGAGAAAACCCCTCGACCACTCGGTCTATGACAGCTGGGAGAGCCTCAGCGCTACCAGCCTCAGTAATGACGGGAGGATGATGGCGACCCTGATCGCACCCCAGGAGGGAGATAGCACCCTTTTTCTCAAAGACCTCACCAACAATCGTTCCCTCACGATGGAGAGGGTCACCCGCTTCACCCTCTCACCCGACGGTGCATGGACGGTGGGACTGCTCAGGGCTCCTTTTGCGGAGCGTCGGCAGGCCCGGATTGACAAGAAAAAAGCGGATGGGATGCCTGATGATTCTCTGTTGATCATTCACAACCATACGTTCGAGGTAATGAAAATTGCCAATGTGCGTTCATTCAAAACGGCAGAGAAGGCTGTGACGCATATCGCCTACACCACAACCCTGCCCGAAGACACGACAAAAGAAGGGGCAAAAAAGGAAAAAAAGAAAGAACTGGTGATCTTACGGAATCTTTTGTCACAGTCGGAAGATACCATCCTCAACGCAAAAGAACACCTCTTCAGTAAATATGGGAATGCGTTTGCCGTTGTGATTCAACCGGAGAAAAAAGATAGCACCGATGCCCCGGGAGTGCTCTTTTTCGATCTGAACAAGCAGGCACAAAAAAGGATCTCCTGCGAAAAAAGAGAATATAAATCGCTTTCGTTCGATGAGGCGGGGACTCAATTGGTTTATCTTTCCACGGGGGACACCTCTAAAGTGGAACAGAAGGTGTTCGACTTACGCTATTTTGAAAACGGGGCCGACTCGGCTCATCTCATTGCCGACAGGAACGCCGCCGGCCTGCCGGAGGGGTGGATCTTCAACGAACATGCATCCCCCACATTCAGCAGGAATGGCAGCAGGATCCTGATTGGGGCCGCTCCCAGGCAGGAGCCCAGGGACACGACGCTGGTCGACTTCGAGATGGCAGACCTTGATATCTGGCACTGGGAGGACCCACTCATTCAGCCGCAACAGCTGGCAGAGCTCAGTCGTAAAAAACGACACACCTACAGCGGCATCATCAATCCGCATCACCCCGGTCACTACCTTCCGGTAGCCACCGAAGAGATGCCTCATGCCAACATCGCCGACGAGGGCAACGGCCGCTACGCACTGCTCTGGTCCGATCTGCCCTATCAGCTGGAGAGTCAGTGGGACATCTCCTCCCGTTATGATGTCTGGGTGATGGACCTTCAGGAGCAGCGCCTGCACGAGGTTGGCTCCCCGATAGCGGGACGACCGATGCTCTCGCCTGCGGGCCATTACACGCTCTGGTGGGACGGAACAGAACAGCAGTGGTTCGCCTACGACAACCGGAAGCAGACCACCCGGAACCTCACCTGCGCGATACCGGTGAACTTCTGGAACGAAAAAAACGATGTTCCAATGGAACCGGGCCCTTATGGAATGGCAGCATGGGGTGATGAAGACGATTATCTTTTGCTCTACGATGCATTCGATATCTGGAAGGTAGACCCGAGCGGCAAGACAAAAGCGGTCAACCTAACCCGCGGTGTGGGCCGCAGCGACTCGATCACCTTCCGTTATGTGAACACCGACCGTGAGAAACGTTTCATCGAGGAGGAGGAGCAGCTGCTGCTCTCCGCCTTTGACAACAAAAGCAAGGAAAATGGCTGGTACACCCTGGCACAGAAGGGGAGGAAACCGTTGCAAAAGAAAGTGATGGAGGGGTATACCTACAGCTCGTTGATCAAAGCGAAAGAGAAGGAACTCTACCTCTACCAGAAAAGCAACTTCCACACCACCCCGGACCTCTACGTCACTGCAGACCTCTGGAAAACGTCAGACAAACTGACCAATATCAACCCGCAGATGGAGCAGTACAACTGGGGAACAGCGGAGCTCTTCTCCTGGACATCCTTCAGTGGTGATCCACTGCAGGGGATCCTCTACAAGCCGGAGGATTTTGATCCGGGTAAAAAATATCCGATGATGATCTACTTCTACGAGCAACACTCCGACGAACTCTACCGCTGGTTCACACCGGCACCCAGCCGTTCGGTGATCAACATACCCTTCTTCGTGAGCCGCGGCTACCTGGTCTTCACGCCTGATATCCGCTACAGCGTGGGACAACCGGGAATGGATGCCTACAACGCCGTGGTCTCGGGTGCCGAGGCCCTTGCCAAAAACGATTGGGTGGATGCGAAGAGAATGGCGATACAGGGACAGAGCTGGGGCGGTTACCAGGTGGCTTACCTGGTGACGAAGACCAACCTTTTCAGGGCTGCAGGCGCCGGTGCTCCGGTATCGAACATGACCAGCGCCTACGGAGGTGTCCGCTGGAGCTCCGGACGCAGTCGCCAGTTTCAGTATGAGCAAACGCAGTCCCGCATAGGCGTACCGATGCTTGACTCACTGGATCTCTACATCGACAACTCTCCCCTCTTCTTCGCCGACAAGGTGGAGACACCGCTGCTGATGATGCACAACGACAAGGATGGGGCGGTACCCTGGTACCAGGGCATCGAGTACTTCATGATGCTGCGCCGCCTGGGCAAGCCTGTATGGTTGCTCCAGTACAACGGTGAGGACCACAACCTGACGCAGCGCCGCAACAGCAAGGACCTCTCCATCCGCCTGCAACAGTTCTTCGACCACTACCTCAAGGGTGATCCTGCACCGGCATGGATGACAAAGGGTGTCCCAGCCATTGAAAAAGGGAAAAACTGGGGTTATGAGGTGGATTAG
- a CDS encoding pyridoxamine 5'-phosphate oxidase family protein, translated as MRTYPVEEKERIEQIIRSCMICYVGMADKEGNPYVLPMNFGYEEGVIWLHSAQEGHSISILEENPKVCITFCTDPKLVWQDEDVACSYRMLAASIVCRGKVKFVEEDEVKVRALDSTMHQYSGHTFSYSAPAVRNVKIWKVEVEDLSAREFGVPSRNSVRYKDRQQF; from the coding sequence ATGAGAACTTATCCGGTAGAAGAGAAAGAGCGAATTGAACAGATCATCCGCTCCTGCATGATTTGCTACGTGGGAATGGCGGACAAGGAAGGGAATCCCTATGTGCTGCCGATGAACTTCGGGTACGAGGAGGGGGTGATCTGGCTCCACTCCGCCCAGGAGGGACATTCCATATCGATCCTGGAGGAGAACCCGAAAGTATGTATCACCTTCTGCACCGACCCGAAGCTGGTGTGGCAGGATGAGGATGTGGCCTGCAGCTACCGGATGTTGGCCGCCAGCATCGTTTGTCGTGGCAAGGTGAAGTTCGTCGAGGAGGATGAAGTGAAGGTGAGGGCTCTCGACAGCACCATGCATCAGTACTCCGGGCATACTTTCAGTTATTCCGCACCCGCGGTACGGAACGTGAAGATCTGGAAGGTAGAGGTGGAGGATCTCTCGGCACGGGAGTTTGGTGTACCCAGCAGAAATTCAGTCAGGTACAAGGATCGGCAGCAATTCTGA
- the upp gene encoding uracil phosphoribosyltransferase, with product MKVTNFSETNSLLNSFVREIRDVTIQGDRLRFRRNIERLGEIMAYEISKELHYKTIQVNTPLDVAEVSVPDEEIVIATILRAGLPYHHGVLNYFDGAENAFVSAYRKYKETGHKTFDIHIEYIASPSIEGKTLILTDPMLATGGSMELTYRALLTKGNPSHIHIATIIASQQAIDYCIKNFPEEKTTIWAAAIDPELNDSSYIVPGIGDAGDLAYGQKD from the coding sequence ATGAAAGTAACCAATTTTTCGGAAACCAACTCCTTACTTAACTCCTTTGTTCGTGAAATTCGCGATGTCACCATCCAGGGCGACAGGCTTCGTTTTCGTCGCAACATTGAACGGCTGGGTGAGATCATGGCCTACGAGATCAGTAAGGAGCTTCATTACAAAACTATTCAGGTTAATACACCGCTCGATGTGGCGGAGGTGAGCGTGCCGGATGAGGAAATTGTGATTGCCACCATATTGCGTGCGGGACTTCCTTACCATCACGGTGTACTCAACTATTTCGATGGTGCTGAGAATGCTTTTGTGTCGGCATACCGGAAATACAAGGAGACAGGTCACAAGACCTTTGACATCCATATTGAGTATATAGCCTCTCCCTCGATTGAGGGAAAGACGCTCATCCTGACCGACCCGATGCTGGCCACGGGAGGCAGCATGGAACTTACCTACCGGGCACTGCTCACCAAGGGAAATCCTTCACACATTCACATTGCCACCATCATTGCCAGTCAGCAAGCCATTGACTATTGCATCAAGAATTTCCCGGAAGAGAAAACAACCATTTGGGCTGCAGCCATTGACCCCGAACTAAATGACTCTTCTTACATCGTACCTGGCATTGGTGATGCGGGTGACCTTGCTTACGGTCAAAAGGACTAA
- a CDS encoding RNA methyltransferase, whose amino-acid sequence MITSLQNPSIKQIVKLSKSKERREQQLFVLEGARELSLALQAGYLITEVYLCPEMFTQSKYPGVLENLPPEIITEISPAVFAKIAYRENSDGVVALAKPKSHALEDLTLSENPFLIILESVEKPGNLGAVLRTADAAAADAVIVCDPLTDLYNPNVIRSGVGGLFTVPTAVSRSEEALLWLKERGINVFAAELQAAEFYQNIDFRKPSAIVMGTEAEGLTDFWLHNATKRIKIPMRGKIDSLNVSVSTAILTFEAMRQRGF is encoded by the coding sequence ATGATCACCAGCCTGCAGAACCCCTCCATCAAGCAGATCGTGAAGCTCTCCAAAAGCAAGGAGCGTCGCGAGCAACAGCTCTTCGTGCTGGAGGGCGCCCGCGAGCTGTCGCTGGCCCTGCAGGCGGGGTATCTGATCACTGAAGTTTATCTCTGCCCGGAGATGTTCACCCAGAGCAAGTACCCGGGTGTACTGGAGAACCTTCCCCCAGAAATCATCACTGAGATCTCCCCGGCAGTATTTGCGAAAATAGCCTACCGGGAGAACTCCGACGGCGTGGTGGCATTGGCTAAGCCCAAATCCCATGCGCTGGAGGATCTTACCCTCAGTGAAAACCCTTTCCTAATTATTCTCGAATCGGTGGAAAAGCCCGGCAACCTCGGGGCGGTGCTCCGTACAGCTGATGCCGCGGCGGCCGATGCGGTGATTGTTTGTGATCCGCTGACCGACCTCTACAACCCCAACGTGATCCGCTCCGGGGTGGGGGGGCTCTTTACCGTGCCCACGGCCGTCAGCAGATCCGAAGAGGCGCTGCTGTGGCTTAAAGAGCGTGGCATCAATGTTTTTGCCGCGGAGCTTCAGGCGGCTGAATTTTATCAGAACATCGATTTCCGGAAACCATCCGCCATCGTGATGGGTACTGAAGCGGAAGGATTGACTGATTTCTGGCTGCACAACGCCACAAAGCGAATCAAAATCCCCATGCGCGGGAAAATTGATTCGCTCAATGTCTCTGTTTCCACCGCCATCCTCACCTTTGAGGCGATGCGGCAGCGGGGATTTTAA
- a CDS encoding glycosyltransferase, protein MYFSIVIPLYNRPDELDELLESLCKQNYDNFEVIVAEDGSTIKGDRVVRKYTDRLKINYFEKKNSGPGLTRNAGASRASGDYLIFFDSDCIIPPHYLNTVSAFLETNQADAFGGPDAALPTFSPIQKAINYAMTSFFTTGGIRGGKRSMEKFHPRSFNLGVSRDVFNHLGGYGTMRFGEDIDFSLRLIEAGFRTALIREAYVYHKRRSTFRQFFKQVYNSGIARINLHLLHPGSLRLVHMLPALFVAGMGIVLVASFLLPALLLFPLLYCLLVFLDSARINRSAKVALYSIAAAWIQLTGYGSGFLAAVWKRLILKKGEFRAFEKKFYD, encoded by the coding sequence ATGTATTTTTCTATTGTGATCCCCCTTTATAATCGTCCTGATGAATTGGATGAGTTGTTGGAAAGTCTCTGCAAACAGAATTATGATAATTTTGAAGTGATTGTAGCAGAAGATGGCTCAACTATAAAAGGAGACCGGGTGGTGAGGAAATATACGGATCGGCTCAAGATCAACTACTTTGAAAAGAAGAACAGCGGCCCAGGACTCACCCGCAATGCCGGGGCGAGCAGGGCCAGCGGCGACTATCTCATTTTTTTCGATTCCGACTGCATCATACCTCCACACTATTTAAATACGGTCTCTGCATTTCTTGAAACAAATCAAGCAGATGCATTCGGTGGTCCTGATGCTGCCCTCCCAACCTTCAGCCCTATACAGAAAGCTATCAACTATGCAATGACCTCCTTCTTTACCACGGGTGGCATTCGAGGCGGCAAGCGATCAATGGAAAAATTCCACCCGCGGAGTTTTAACCTTGGGGTATCGAGAGATGTATTCAACCACTTAGGAGGGTATGGCACCATGCGTTTTGGGGAAGATATCGATTTCAGTCTGCGACTCATAGAAGCAGGATTCCGTACTGCTCTCATCCGTGAAGCCTATGTCTATCACAAGCGACGCTCCACTTTCCGCCAGTTTTTCAAACAAGTCTACAACTCAGGCATTGCCAGGATAAACCTCCATTTGCTTCATCCCGGCTCCCTCAGGCTGGTACACATGCTTCCCGCCCTCTTTGTCGCAGGCATGGGGATCGTGCTAGTTGCCTCATTTCTGCTGCCTGCACTTCTTTTATTCCCGCTGCTCTATTGCCTGCTGGTTTTCCTGGATTCAGCACGCATCAACCGCTCGGCAAAAGTAGCACTATACAGTATCGCAGCCGCCTGGATACAACTCACCGGTTACGGCAGCGGCTTTCTTGCGGCTGTCTGGAAACGTTTGATCCTGAAAAAGGGTGAGTTCAGGGCGTTTGAAAAGAAATTTTACGATTAG
- the trxA gene encoding thioredoxin translates to MKKVITLFAAALFLMHVAAAEPQGKEKAKPVELNKTAFLEKVFNYEENPQEWKYNGDKPAIVDFYATWCGPCRITSPILKDLAAEYGEEIYVYKIDVDKEPELAAMFGVQSIPMFLFIPMNEKPQVAMGALPKESFREAIDTFLLKKDEKTAL, encoded by the coding sequence ATGAAGAAAGTAATTACCCTTTTTGCGGCAGCTCTTTTTTTGATGCATGTCGCTGCTGCTGAGCCTCAGGGCAAAGAAAAAGCCAAACCGGTCGAACTAAACAAAACCGCTTTTCTGGAGAAAGTGTTCAACTATGAGGAGAACCCCCAGGAATGGAAATACAACGGAGACAAGCCGGCCATCGTCGACTTCTATGCAACCTGGTGCGGTCCCTGCCGCATCACTTCACCCATCTTGAAGGATCTCGCAGCCGAGTATGGTGAGGAGATCTACGTTTACAAGATTGACGTGGATAAAGAACCGGAACTGGCTGCCATGTTCGGTGTGCAAAGCATCCCCATGTTTCTCTTCATTCCCATGAATGAGAAACCACAGGTGGCAATGGGAGCCTTGCCGAAGGAATCATTCAGGGAAGCTATCGACACTTTCCTGTTGAAGAAGGATGAGAAAACAGCCTTGTAA